In Streptomyces sp. NBC_00341, the DNA window CCACCGGAGTAGTGCACGACGACCGCCATGCCCCGCGCGGCCAGCGCAGCAGCGACGGCGCCGCCGATCCCGCCAGATCCCCCGGTCACGATCGCCACACGGGTGGCGGACTCCTCAACGGTGGCCATAGCGACCTCCCTCTCGTCTTTGTGGACAGTGAGTACACTACCCACATATGGACTCATCGTCCATATGTATATGGTCGGTGAGTCCATATAATCCCGCCCAGGGTCGCGCCCACCGGGTCGGCCACGCCGGACTAGGAGCAGTCACATGGAGCGATCAGAGGCCGAGCGGGCCGACCCGCTCAAGCCGGGGCGCGGACGCCGCCGGGCGGAGGACGTCCGCCGCGCGACGCTGACCGCGGCAGCCGAGCTACTGCTCGCCGAGGGCGTCCACGCCCTGACCTTCTCGAAGGTCGCCGCACACGCGGGCGTCAGCAAGATGACCCTCTACAAGTGGTGGCCCTCCCCCGGCGCCCTGGCCTTCGACGCCTACTTCAACACCTTCAAGGAGACCCTCGCCTTCCCCGACACCGGCGACATCGGGCGGGACCTGACCACGCAGTTGCACAGCTTCGTCGATCTCCTGAACCGCAACGGCCCCGTCATCGCCGGGATCATCGGAGCCGCCCAGGGCGACGCCGGCCTGGCGGAGGCGCTCTCTACCCACTACGTCATTCAGCGGCGCGCCCTCGCCGTCGAACGGCTCACCCGCGCACAGCAGGTGGGCCAGATCCGTGCGGAGGCCGACCTGGAGACGATCGTCGACCAGCTGTGGGGCGCCGTCTACCACCGGCTGCTGATGCCCGCGCAACCACTGAGCAGAGAGTTCGCGGACCGGCTGATCGCCAACCTCCTCCAGGGCGTCGCCCCGAACGCGGCGGACCCGGCGACCTGACGCGTGGGCCCGGCGACCTGATGAGCGGAGCCGGGAATCGCCGCCGCGGAGCCTCAACGAGCCATCCCGCCAGCGCGTTTCTCCATCGATATATTTTTGAGGCGGATCGGCATCGAGCAGCACCTCGTGAGAACCGGCGCTGCCGTGCCGTGCGTCGTGAGCTACGGCGCCATCAAGTCGCCTACGAGGGGGAGGGCCCGTGGAGCACAAGAGGGAAGCGCTGGCCGAGCGCATCGCCGAGCGCAGAAGCGGAGTTGGCGACCCGCGGGCGTTGGTGGGTGAGATGCGGCGTTCGCTCCTTCTGGTGCCGGTGGCCGATGAGCGGCTGTGGTCGGTGCGGATGGGTGGGGTGCGGTGGATCTGCGGGTTCACCGATGAGACCGCGCTGGCCCGGTTCGCCCTGCACCACGGTCCGGGGGACCAGCCGATGGATTACGCGGCGCTGTTGGGTGCGCGCATCGTGGATGAGATCGTGCCCGCGCTGGGTGAGCCCGCGGGCCTCGCCGTCGACATCGCGACCGAGGACGGGTCGATGTTCTTCCCGCCGGTCTCCGGCATCGTTCCGGAGGCGGTCGCCGTGGATGCTGGTGAGGGTGAAGAGGCACCCGCACCTTCGACCTCGACCCGTCGGGCCGCCTCACCGCCGCCACCACCCCCGACGGAACCCGCTGGCGCTACCACTACGACCCACTCGGCCGCCGCACCGCGAAACAACGCCTCACGGCCGACGGCGAGAACGTTGCCGAGGAGACCCGGTTCACCTGGGACGGCCTGAACCTCTGCGAACAGACCACCCACCACCCGGACACCCCGAACACGGTCGCCCTCACCTGGGACCACCGCGGCCACACCCCCCTGGCCCAGACCGAACGCATCCTCACCCCCGACGACGACCAGACCGAGATCGACCGCCGCTTCTTCGCCATCGCCACCGACCTCATCGGCACCCCCACCGAACTCATCGACGAGTCCGGCGACATCGCCTGGCGCACCCGCACCACCCTCTGGGGCACCACCGCCTGGTCCCGCAACAGCGGCACATACCCCTCCCAAGTGGACGGACCCGCTCGGCCTGTCCCCGTACTCGGAGGAGAAGGTTCCGGTCTACCGGGGGACGGAGTCCCGGCAGCTGTGCAGCAGGGGTCTGCGGACGCTGCTGACACCGTCCAGATCAATCGGAACATCGACGCCACCGAGTCCACCGAGCTCGACTCCGTGGCCACCACGGGCAAGTTCGGGACAGGCGACGGTGCGATGGAGGGGAAGTGGTTCGCGACCGAGGGCAGCTCACGCGGATCGCTGGGGCGAGCTGTTGAATCGTGGCCAGGGCCTGACCATCACGACTCACGTGCCCAGGTCGTTGGCGGACCAGCTGCATTTCCATCCAGGTAGGTTGGACGGCGTCGGCCCTGGCTACTACGCCGATGGCGGTCAACTCGCCCAAATCAATGGGCAGATGAGTGGAATCGAGTTGTGGCCGTAATGAACCAGATCGAGAATCCGGTTGCCAGTGCCGTGGTCCACTGGCGGACCGCCGAGCAGGGTGGCCGGCTGTCCGGGCCTCCGACCGTGCCGGTCTACATGGCCACGGCCGTGTTCGTCCTGGGTGACGACAGCGAGGTGCAGCCCGGCTGGCCGGCGTCAGCGGAGCAACTGAGCATCCTGCTCCAGAAGACCGGCGAACGCGATGACGGCCGATGGGAATGCATGGTCGGCTTCCTCGTCCCGGAGCTGGCGCGCCCGCATGTGCATGCGGGAGCCGAACTGATTGTGCTGGAAGGCCCACGCGCGGTTGCCACCGCACAGGTCAGTGCCGTGCTCGCCTCGCCGGAGGACCAGTAGGCCGATGCCCGAGTCAGGCTGCTGCGACTGCTGTCGGCATTTGGATGACGACGCTACTGGTGAACTCCAGATCTATTCGATAGAGGAGAAGAGTGCCGGGACCGCGACGTGCGCTGTTCGCTGCATAGGCGGCATAGTGCGCACCGGCCGACCGTTCAGGCTTCGCCTGACCCATGACACAACAGGGGGTCCGGTACTCCTGAGCCTCGACTGGATCAATTGCTATGGAAAGGTCACGGACTCCCTCTATCCGTCCTACAGCGCCTTGGTCCAGCTCTCGGGAGACGGCGTGAGTCTCCTGACGAGAGGCCTGATCCTTTCCTCTTCCGCGAATGATGAGTCATGAACAAGATGTCCGCGGACCGCCCTCCGATGCGCCGGATCGCGCTCCGCCTACTATCCGGCCGGCCGTTGCGGACCCGGTGGCGTCGGCTTCCGGCCGAGACTCGGGTCACCCGTCTCGTCCGGGCGGTCCTCACCCTGCACCTCAACACCTCAACACCCCAAGCCGAGGCCGGAAAAGGCTCAGCGCCCCTTCGCGCGTGGGATGCGCATGAAAAAGCCCCAGGTCACGGCGAGTGAGTCCTGGGGCTGATCCGAGCCGCCTTCGGGATTCGAACCCGAGACCTACGCATTACGAGTGCGTTGCTCTGGCCAACTGAGCTAAGGCGGCACGCGCTGCCACACCATGGTGCGATCAGCAGCGGGCCCAAGTCTACACAGTTTCCGAGGGTGCTCCGTACCGCCCTGGCGCCGGGGCATAGGCGCAGGTCAGCGTTGTGGTGGGTGGGGTCAGGAGCAGGTCTTGCCGTCGCTCGGCGGGGTGCCCTCCAGGAGGTAGGTGTTGATCGCCGTGTCGATGCAGTCGCTGCCGCGGCCGTACGCCGTGTGGCCGTCGCCCTCGTAGGTGAGGAGGGTCCCGGAGCTGAGCTGGCCGGCCAGGGACTTCGCCCACTTGTACGGGGTCGCCGGGTCCCGGGTGGTGCCGACCACCACGATCGGGGCCGCGCCCTCGGCCTTGATGCGGTGCGGGGCGCCGGTGGCGCGGACCGGCCAGTACGCGCAGTTCAGGGAGGCCCAGGCGAAGCCCTTGCCGAAGACCGGGGAGGCCTTCTCGAAGGTGGGGAGCGACTGGGTGACCGCCTCTGAGGTGGTGAAGGCGGGCGGGAGGTCGATGCAGTTCACGGCCGCGTTGGCGTACATCAGGTTCGCGTACCTGCCGTTGGGCTCGCGCTCGTAGTAGCTGTCCGCCAGCGAGAGCAGGCCGGAGCCGTCGCCCTTCTCGGCGGCCGTGAGCGCGTCACGGAGCTGGGGCCAGGCCGCCTCGTCGTACATGGCGGCGATGACCCCCGTGGTGGCCAGGGACTCCCCGAGCTTGCGCGAGTCACCCGTGGCGATCGGCTTGGCGTCGAGGCCGGCGAACAGCTGCTTCAGCCTGTCCGCGGCGTCGGAGGCGGACGTGGTGCCGAGCGGGCAGCCCGACTTCTTCACGCAGTCACCGGCGAAGGACTGAAACGCCGTCTCGAACCCCGCCGTCTGGTCGCGGTTCATCTCGACCGAGGGGAGCGACGGGTCCATCGCACCGTCGAGGACGAGCCTGCCCGCCCGCGCCGGGAAGAGTTCCGCGTACGTCGCGCCCAGAAAGGTGCCGTACGAGGCCCCGACGTAGTTCAGCCGGTCGTCACCGAGCAGCGCCCGCAGGACATCCATGTCACGCGCCGTCTCCACCGTGGAGACGTGCGGCAGGATCTCCGCCGATCGCTGCTCGCACCCCGTGGCGAACTTCTTGAACGCACCGCTCAGGGCGGTGACCTCCCCGGCGTCGTCCGGCGTCTGGTCGACCTGCGTGTAGGCGTCCATCTGCGGACCGGTGAGGCAGGTGACGGGTTCGCTGCGCGCCACCCCGCGGGGGTCGATGGCCACCATGTCGTACCGGGCCCGCACCTGGGCGGGGTAGCCGACCGCGGCGTAGCCCTGGAGGTACTCGATGGCCGATCCGCCGGGCCCGCCCGGATTCACCAGCAGCGATCCGATCCGCTTGCCGGGGCCGGTGGCCTTCTTGCGGGAGACCGCCAGCTTGATCTCACCGGCGTCCGGCTTCGCGTAGTCGAGCGGCGCCTTCATCGTCGTGCACTGGAATCCGGTGACACCGCAGTCCCGCCAGCTCAGGTGCTGTGCGTAGTACGTCTTCAGCGCGGCCGGGACGGGGGAGGCGGTGGCCGCAGGTCCGGATGACGAGGCGCCCGTCGTCGAACTTCCGCTGCTGCAGCCGGAGATGAGGAGGCCGGCAGTGCCGAGCGCGATGGCGAGGGTGCGGAGCGGGCGCCTGGTGTCCATGTCCGGAGCGTAGCCGCCGGGTGACGACTCGCCCGATTCCCGCCTCATACGGGTGATTCGGCGTGCCTCGACCGCCACGACTGCCCTGACTGCCCTGACTGCCTCGACTGCCTCGCCTGCCGGGTCAGCCGCCGGGCCGTAGTGGTCAGCCCGCCCGCAGCGCCATCGTCATGGCCTCCACCGCGAGCAGCGGGGCAACGTTGCGGTCCAGCGCCCGGCGGCAGGCGGTCACCGCCTCGATCCGGCGCAGGGTCCGCTCGGGCGTGGACGAGCGGACGATGCGGTCGAGGGAGTCCTGCGCGTCGGTATTGGCGATGGCGATCCGCGAGCCCAGCTGGAGGGCGAGCACATCACGGTAGAAGCCGGTCAGCTCGGTGAGCGCCAGATCGAGGCTGTCGCGCTGCGTACGGGTCCTGCGGCGCTTCTGCTTGTCCTCCAGGTCCTTCATCACCCCGGCGGTGCCGCGCGGCATCCGGCCTCCGGCGGACGCGCCCAGCGCGGCCTTCATGTCCTCCGTCTCCTTGACGTCCACGTCCTCCGCGACCTGCTTCGCGTCGTCGGTGGCGGTGTCGATCAGCTCCTGCGCGGCCTTGAGGCAGCCGCCGATGTCCTCGACGCGCAGCGGCAGCTTGAGGACCGCCGCGCGGCGGGACCGCGCCCGCTCGTCCGTGGCGAGGCGGCGGGCCCTTCCGATGTGGCCCTGCGTGGCACGGGCGGCGGAGGCGGCCCGCTCCGGGTCGATACCGTCCCGCCGGATCAGGACATCGGCGACCGCGTCGACCGACGGGGTGCGCAGCGTGAGGTGGCGGCAGCGGGAGCGGATCGTGGGCAGCACGTCTTCGAGCGAGGGCGCGCAGAGCAGCCACACGGTGCGCGGTGCGGGCTCCTCGATCGCCTTCAGCAGGACGTTGCCCGCGCCTTCCGTGAGGCGGTCGGCGTCCTCCATGACGATGACCTGCCAGCGCCCGACGGCCGGTGAGAGCTGGGCGCGGCGGACCAGCTCCCGGGTCTCCTTCACGCCGATGGAGAGCAGGTCGGTGCGGATCACGTCGACATCGGCGTGCGTACCGATGAGGCTGGTGTGGCAGTTGTCGCAGAAACCGCAGCCCGGTGCCCCGCCCAGCGCGCGGTCCGGACTGGTGCACTGCAGAGCCGCCGCGAAGGCCCTGGCGGCGGTGGCCCGTCCGGAGCCGGGCGGGCCGGTGAACAGCCACGCGTGGGTCATCCTCGAGCCGGGCGGCACCGGCTCTCCGGCCGAGATGGCGGAGACCAGCACGTCGGCGTCCCTGGCGGCGGCGCCGAGCTGCTCCTGCACCCGGTCCTGGCCGACCAGGTCGTCCCATACGGACATGGGTCCCGCCCTTCCGGTGGTGGTCGTGGCTCTCGCTGATCAGCGGCCGGACGCGGTGCGCGTCAGGCGTCGATCCGGCTTCCCATTGTGAGGGACGGGTCTGACAATCCCGGGACGGAAGAGCCCCGGAAGCACGGAAGCCCCGGATATCCGGGGCTTCCGCACGTACCGGGGCACGTACCGGGGCACGTACCGGGGCACGTACCGGCGGTCACGTACCAGCGGTCACGTTCCGATCAGCGGCGCGGGCGACGGCCGCGGCCCCGGGAGTCGGGGCCCTCGTCGTCGTGGTCGCCGAGCAGTTCGTCCGCCAGCGTCGGCAGATCGTCCAGTGGGGTCTCCTCCGCCCAGTCCGGGCGGGGCCGCCGGGACGCCCGGCCGGAGCGCTCCCGCTCGTCCGGGGCCGGCTGCTGGGGCGCGTTCGGGTCGGTGATCTGCGGGAGCTCGCGGGTGCGCTCGTTCTCGCGCTCCGGTACGGAGCCCCCCGGGTGCTCGTCCCGGAAGATGCCCCTCGGTACCCGGTCGGCCGGGTCGGCGTCCCGGGCGGACCCGCGGCCCGTGTCCCGTACCGGCGGAAGGACCGCCGTGTCGTCCGCCGAGCCTGCCGCGTCCCGGCCGCCGGAGCGCTCGTCCGGGTCGGTGAACTTCGGGATCATCGTCGTCTCGGCCTCGTCGGAGGGCCAGGTGTCTGACGAGGAACGGGAGGAGGAACGGGAGGATCCGGACGACGGATCCACCGGGGAGGGAACCGGCTGGGTGATCTCGTTCGGGTTGACGATCGGAGTCGGCACCGTCAGCTCGTTGTCCGGAACGGACGGCTCGGACGACCGAGACGGCCCGGACGACCGGGACTCCCGACGCTCCTGGGACTCCCGACGCTCCTGGGAAGCCCGCGCGGCCGACTCCGCCTGGGCAGCCGCCTCTGCGGCGTCCGCCTCCGCAGCGGCGGCCTCCGCACGCGCGGTCTCTGCCGCGGCGGCCGACTCGGCCTCGGCCTGACGGCGTGCCGCCTCGGCCCTCAGGAGCGACTCCTCGGCCTTGCGCTGCTTCTCAAGACGGAGCGCCTCGGCCTCCTTGCGCAGCCGCGCCTCTTCCTCGGCCTGCCGGCGCAGTCGGGCCTGCTCGGCCTCGCGGGCCGCTTCCTCGGCCTCCTGCCGCTTGCGCTCCTCCTCCGCGATCCGGCGGGCCTCCTCGGCGCGCTGCCGGGCCTCCTCGGCCTGGCGCTCCGCCTCGCGGCGGCGGGCTTCCTCCAGCTCCTGCCGCTTGCGCTCCTCCTCCTCGGCGCGGAGCCGGGCGAGCTGCTCCTGCCGCTCACGCTCCAGGCGCTCCTCCTCGGCCTTGCGCGCGGCCTCTTCCTCCGCGAGGCGCCTGGCCTCTTCCTCGGCAGCCTTGCGCGCCTCCTCCAGGGCCTTGATCTCGGCCTCGGAGAGCGGAAGGAGCTGGTCGAGCCGGTGCCGTACGACGGTGGTGATCGACTCCGGGTCCTGGCCGGCGTCCACCACCAGGTAGCGCGTCGGGTCGGCCGCGGCCAGCGTCAGGAAGCCGGACCGCACCCGGGAGTGGAACTCGGGCGGCTCGGACTCCAGCCGGTCGGGCGCCTCGGTGAACCGTTCGCGCGCGGTCTCCGGATCGACGTCCAGGAGCACCGTCAGATGCGGTACGAGCCCGCTCGTCGCCCAGCGCGAGATCCGGGCGATCTCGGTCGGCGCGAGATCGCGGCCCGCGCCCTGGTAGGCGACCGACGAGTCGATGTAGCGGTCGGAGATGACGATCGCGCCGCGCTCAAGAGCCGGGCGCACGACGGAGTCGACGTGCTCGGCGCGGTCGGCGGCGTAGAGCAGGGCCTCCGCGCGGTTGGAGAGTCCGGCCGAGGACACGTCGAGCAGGATCGACCGCAGCCGCTTGCCGACGGGGGTGGCGCCGGGCTCCCGGGTGACGACGACCTCGTGGCCCTTGGCCCGGATCCACTCGGCGAGCGCCTCGACCTGGGTGGACTTGCCGGCGCCGTCGCCGCCCTCCAGGGCGAGGAAGAAGCCGGTCGTGGCGGGGGCGACGGCCGGTTCGCCGCCGCGCAGCGCCTCGCGCAGATCGCGGCGCAGCGGCACTCCGGAACGGTCGTCCGTCTTCGCCAGCACAACCGCGGCGACCGGCAGCAGCAGGGCGCCGATCAGCATCAGGGTGAAGGCGGCGCCGCCGTGCGCGAAGACGAAGTCCCCGGCTGTCAGCCGGTGCGTGCCTATGGCGGCGGCGACCAGCGGACCGCCGACCGCGCCGAGCGCGATCAGGACCCGGACGACGGCCTGGAGGTGTTCGGTGGTCCGGACCCGGCGGGGTTCCTCGGTCTCCTGGTCGACGAGGACATGGCCGGTGTTCGCGGCGACGCCCGCCGCGTATCCGGCGAGCACGGCGATCAGGACGACGGTCGCCGTGTCCGGGACCAGGCCCATCGCCAGCAGCGCGACGCCTGTGACGGCGGTGGCCAGGGAGAGCAGCCGTCGCCGCGACAGCGTCGGGAGCACCTTGCCGGCCGTGCGGATACCGGCGCCCGTGCCGCCGGTGAGGGCGAGGATCAGCAGCGCGAGGGTGACGGGTCCGCCGCCCAGGTCGGTGGCGTGCAGTACGGCGACAGCGCCCGCGGCCGCGATGGCTCCGGCGACGGCGGCGCAGGTCCCGACGATCAGCGGCATCGCGCCGGTGCGGCCCTTGTCCGCTCCCTGGCCGGCGGACGGCCGGCGCAGCCCTTCGAGCGGGGAGCGCGGCCGGGGCGTGGGCGTA includes these proteins:
- a CDS encoding alpha/beta hydrolase, which produces MDTRRPLRTLAIALGTAGLLISGCSSGSSTTGASSSGPAATASPVPAALKTYYAQHLSWRDCGVTGFQCTTMKAPLDYAKPDAGEIKLAVSRKKATGPGKRIGSLLVNPGGPGGSAIEYLQGYAAVGYPAQVRARYDMVAIDPRGVARSEPVTCLTGPQMDAYTQVDQTPDDAGEVTALSGAFKKFATGCEQRSAEILPHVSTVETARDMDVLRALLGDDRLNYVGASYGTFLGATYAELFPARAGRLVLDGAMDPSLPSVEMNRDQTAGFETAFQSFAGDCVKKSGCPLGTTSASDAADRLKQLFAGLDAKPIATGDSRKLGESLATTGVIAAMYDEAAWPQLRDALTAAEKGDGSGLLSLADSYYEREPNGRYANLMYANAAVNCIDLPPAFTTSEAVTQSLPTFEKASPVFGKGFAWASLNCAYWPVRATGAPHRIKAEGAAPIVVVGTTRDPATPYKWAKSLAGQLSSGTLLTYEGDGHTAYGRGSDCIDTAINTYLLEGTPPSDGKTCS
- the tmk gene encoding dTMP kinase; protein product: MTRAEQPTVVSPTSDTLAADSRERAVRALLRIPPLKRLWSAQLVGGIGDALALLVLVLLSLQAAVLEGSFGSGYRGAAFAVAAVFGARIISTLLFGAVLLGPLTTLTAPGGPIDRRWLMIGADGLRLALLVVAPLWIDWTPDRALMMILITVFVTGVGERLWRIAKESAAPALLPAPPIEGAAVRPLPDHLEPLRRLFLRTDFAAVPAAAAVLLVATLIGNLLGSGLDWFSFHQAALGSYVAAGLFSASISIVYFLELPGTPTPRPRSPLEGLRRPSAGQGADKGRTGAMPLIVGTCAAVAGAIAAAGAVAVLHATDLGGGPVTLALLILALTGGTGAGIRTAGKVLPTLSRRRLLSLATAVTGVALLAMGLVPDTATVVLIAVLAGYAAGVAANTGHVLVDQETEEPRRVRTTEHLQAVVRVLIALGAVGGPLVAAAIGTHRLTAGDFVFAHGGAAFTLMLIGALLLPVAAVVLAKTDDRSGVPLRRDLREALRGGEPAVAPATTGFFLALEGGDGAGKSTQVEALAEWIRAKGHEVVVTREPGATPVGKRLRSILLDVSSAGLSNRAEALLYAADRAEHVDSVVRPALERGAIVISDRYIDSSVAYQGAGRDLAPTEIARISRWATSGLVPHLTVLLDVDPETARERFTEAPDRLESEPPEFHSRVRSGFLTLAAADPTRYLVVDAGQDPESITTVVRHRLDQLLPLSEAEIKALEEARKAAEEEARRLAEEEAARKAEEERLERERQEQLARLRAEEEERKRQELEEARRREAERQAEEARQRAEEARRIAEEERKRQEAEEAAREAEQARLRRQAEEEARLRKEAEALRLEKQRKAEESLLRAEAARRQAEAESAAAAETARAEAAAAEADAAEAAAQAESAARASQERRESQERRESRSSGPSRSSEPSVPDNELTVPTPIVNPNEITQPVPSPVDPSSGSSRSSSRSSSDTWPSDEAETTMIPKFTDPDERSGGRDAAGSADDTAVLPPVRDTGRGSARDADPADRVPRGIFRDEHPGGSVPERENERTRELPQITDPNAPQQPAPDERERSGRASRRPRPDWAEETPLDDLPTLADELLGDHDDEGPDSRGRGRRPRR
- a CDS encoding DNA polymerase III subunit delta'; protein product: MSVWDDLVGQDRVQEQLGAAARDADVLVSAISAGEPVPPGSRMTHAWLFTGPPGSGRATAARAFAAALQCTSPDRALGGAPGCGFCDNCHTSLIGTHADVDVIRTDLLSIGVKETRELVRRAQLSPAVGRWQVIVMEDADRLTEGAGNVLLKAIEEPAPRTVWLLCAPSLEDVLPTIRSRCRHLTLRTPSVDAVADVLIRRDGIDPERAASAARATQGHIGRARRLATDERARSRRAAVLKLPLRVEDIGGCLKAAQELIDTATDDAKQVAEDVDVKETEDMKAALGASAGGRMPRGTAGVMKDLEDKQKRRRTRTQRDSLDLALTELTGFYRDVLALQLGSRIAIANTDAQDSLDRIVRSSTPERTLRRIEAVTACRRALDRNVAPLLAVEAMTMALRAG
- a CDS encoding TetR-like C-terminal domain-containing protein, producing the protein MERSEAERADPLKPGRGRRRAEDVRRATLTAAAELLLAEGVHALTFSKVAAHAGVSKMTLYKWWPSPGALAFDAYFNTFKETLAFPDTGDIGRDLTTQLHSFVDLLNRNGPVIAGIIGAAQGDAGLAEALSTHYVIQRRALAVERLTRAQQVGQIRAEADLETIVDQLWGAVYHRLLMPAQPLSREFADRLIANLLQGVAPNAADPAT